The segment ACCCCCCATTAACCGCGCAAATTGACGGCTAATTGATAGTCCTAACCCCGTCCCTTCTTTGGATTGAAAATTATTTTCCGTTTGCTTAAATGCCTCAAAAATTGTCTCTAATTCATCTTGATTAATTCCGATTCCAGTATCTTTAACTTCTAATTGAAGCATCATTTCTTTGGTGTAGGGTTGATGGGATAAGACAGATAAATAGAGATCAATGTGACCAACGTGAGTAAATTTAATAGCATTACCGACTAAATTGACAATAATTTGTCTGAGTTTGCTTTCATCTCCTTCGATATATTTAGGTAATTCTTCATCTTGATGGACAGTTAATTCTAATCCTTTGGATAATGCTTTTAGGGTCAACAGTTCTTTAACCGATTTAATTAATTCATGAAGGTTAAAACAAGTTTGGTTCAAGGTTAATTGTCCCGCTTCAATACGAGACATTTCTAAGACATCGTTAATAAGAGATAATAAATGTTCTCCACTACGGTTAATAATCCCTAAATATTCCTGTTGTTGAGAGGAAAGAGAACTATCCCGATTCATCATTTGAGTAAACCCTAAAATCGCATTAAGGGGAGTGCGTAATTCGTGACTCATTTTGGCTAAAAATTGGCTTTTAGCTAAGTTGGCCGCATTCGCTTGACGGGTTTTTTCTTCCAGAATAACTTGAGATTGTTTAGAAAATTCTAAGGCAGCTAAAAGTAAGGTATTTTTTAATTCTTGTGCTGCTTCTATTTCTAATGATTCCCAAGCTAAGGATTTACCGTTAACCACTTCTTTCCATAGCGCAAAAGAATGGCGAGGACATAATTGGGGAATCTCTTGATCGTCTGTAATAATAGTAACATCACTAGGATTACCTGCCCATTGTATTTCCTGGCATTGCTCTGGTCTAAACCAAATAATATGATAAGTGCTATTGCTTAAAAATATTGATATGGCTAACATTCCACAGGCTGTCTCTTTAAATTCTTCAGCTTTAGGATAATCTTTTTCTAAAGAATCAGTATAAAAAATTTCTGTCTTTCTGGGGTCTAAAAAATGATTAATCAGATCTTGAACTTGTTTTTGATTGGGAGTTTTTCCAATTAAGGTAATTTGCTTGTCTAGACAAATTGATACCCCTTGAGAACGAGTTAAATTAAGTAAGCTCGACTGATTTTTTACAATAACATTATCAATTGACTGAGTATGATCGATTAATCCTTCGCGGATTCTAGTTTGTATTCCTTTAATTTGTGTTCGATAATTGCGAAATTCTTGCTCTTGTTTATATAATAATTCGATAGATAAAAACTGTCCTAGAAATTCACAAACCTTTCTTGTCTCATAGTTAATATATCGAGTAGAATAATGATGGCAAGCTATCAGTCCCCAAAGACTTTTTTCATTCATTAAAGAAATAGACATCGAAGCACTAACTCCCATATTCTTAAGGTATTGTATATGGCAAGGAAAAACACTTCTTAGAACAGCACGAGTCAAGTCTAATTCTTCGTTTTTAACGGGATGTTTGCGAGGAATAATGGGCACAGCTTCCTCAAAGACATTAGGAATAATTCTTAACCAGTTGCTACTGTAAAATTGTCTCGCTTGTGTCGGAATATCATAAGCAGGATAATGTAATCCTAAGTAACTGTCTAAATCCTCTCGTTTATCTTCAGCAAGAACAACCCCACTACTATCAAAGTCAAAACGATAGACTAAAACGCGATCAAATTGTGTTATTTTGCGAATTTCTTTGGCAATCGTTTGCAAAGTTTCGTCTAAATAATTTGTTAATCCGATATTAGTAATGGCATTTTTGAGTAAATTATAGAGTTTAATAGAAGGATTATTATCTTCTATCAAAAAAGGTTCTAGTTCTAAAATAATACTATCTTGTATTTTGTGTGCTACTGCTTGAAATTTGCTGATTATTTTACTTTTTTTAAGCTTGATAATTTCTACAAACTCATGATCATTTTCATTGAAAAAATCTAAAAGGTCTTTGATTTTATCAGAAGACAAGAGATACCTTATAGATTTTCCTAATAATGTTTTAGGTTTAATTCCCAAAAAACTGCGCGTATTATTACTAACTTGAATAATATTTAGGGTTGCGAGATCAATAACTAGCAGCATCCCATGAGGTTGAATAGAACCTGGATATTTAACCTCAAACTGCTCATAATTTTGTAGGTCAATTAAGGATAAGTTAATCATTGTTATAATATAAATCAGTATTAAAGTGTTATGCTTTAAAACTCTACTCAGTCAACAAAAAATTATGTAGTATGCGTTAGGCAAAAGCCAGTTTTTAAGATAAACTACTATTTTTTGTATGCCGTAACGCACCAAAATTAGAGTTGATAATGTGCAATAATCAGAAGTGTAATCCATTTAACGATCAAGTATACTAAAAGGGGTTTGGATTAAAACTTCTTTAGTCTCATATCCTAATTTAGATGATACAAGGCTGATCAGTCAATCACTTCAATGAATTGAGAGTACGCTTTAATCAATTCTTGGTTATTGATTTTAGAAAGAACATATAATCCACCGTCTCCTCCTCTACCAATGCGTAAATTGTCATCCAAATAGGTAATATCAAAGCTAGGAAACCGTCCTTTTGGGTTACGCGCTGGTACAATCTTGAAAGGATTCAATTGGGGTGTGGATAAATTTCCTATCGTTTCGATAGCAAGATAACGTTTTTTAAAGTCAATATTCAGTCTTTTATCAGGAAGGGGTGAATAATTGTCCTTAGCAATTTCAAAGGTAGCTGTTACTAACACATACCCCGAAATTAAGCCTAAACGATGCTTAACAAATGCTTGATTAAAAAAGGATTTAGTGGCTAAATCGATTACTTGATAAACAGACCCTAATGTTAACCCGTATTTTAGAGAAGTTAGAGATCGAATTTCTCTAGCAGTAGAGTATTGTAATTGCCACACCCCATCTAAAAGATTAATCCCATAGAGTAGGGGATATAACTTAGGGTTTTTGGCTTCTACTTGTTCGATTAGTGACTCAATTTTTTGTGCTATTTTCTGATCTAATTGAACATCTGTAATAGGAGAACCTCGTTTAAGATCACTCGGAGTTTTTAATTCCTCAATGATACTCAGCAATTCATCTTTAACAGCGAGATTGTTTGTCATTCTTTTGCTATGTTGTCTGTTATCTTTTTGAAAATTAAACCCAAATGGTTTGCAAACATTGTTCCGCTACAACATTATAAACTTCCTCCGTTTGTTGAGCTAATTTTGGCCAACTAAAACGAGTCTGTAACTCTTCATAGGCATTCTCAACCAACCATTTAGCATACTCAGAATTTTTGAGCACTTCTAAAATTCCCCACGCTAAAGAATCCGCATTATTAGCATAAGTAACAATCCCCGTTTGACTATGACGCACCACTTCTGGCAAACCCCCTGCATCCGAAACTACCACCGGAACTTTAGCCGCAAAACTTTCGAGAGCAACAATGCCAAACGGTTCATACAAACTAGGGAATACCGCACAATCAGCAACTGTTTGAAACTTATCTAAATCCTCATCGGACATAAACCCCGTGAAGTTACATTTATCTCTAATGCCTAGCTGAAAGGCTTGATTTTGTAAGTGATGGGTATTCCCTCCACCAATAATGACTAATTTGGCATACCCTTGCAATTCCCAAAACACTTTAGTCGCTGCTTTCAATAAGACGGAAACCCCTTTTTCGTAGGACATCCGTCCAACATAATAGATAATTTTTTCGTTATCTTCAGCAAAGCGGCGACGAAAACTCCAGTAATCAAACTTGGGATCTTTTTCTTTCTTTTCAGGACGAATGCCATTATAAATAACATCGATTTTATCTGCTGGAGTATTAAACACTCGCCGTAATTCGTCGTGCATATAATTACTACACACAATCACACGCCAAGCATTATAAATTAAGCTGCCTTCCTTACTCGCAATGTAGCGTTGGGTATCCGTATGTAAGCCATTATGACGGCCATATTCTGTCGCATGAATCGTCCCAATCACAGGAATTTTAAAGTAATGTTTCAGAGCAATGGCTGCATCCCCGACTAACCAATCATGGGCATGAATTAAATCAAACGATCCTTGCTCTTTGAGCAATTTTCCCCCTTGAGCACCCATGCTATCATTCATGTTCGTTACCCAGTGGAAAAAACTTGACCCCTCTTCCACCGCAACCCGATAGATGTGTATTCCCTCAACAACTTCGTATTTTGGAGCGTCTTCAAATTCTACCGTAATCAAATGAATTTCATGCCCTAACTTGACCAATTCAGGGTATAATTCAGCAACATGACGGGCAATTCCCCCAACGATCCTGGGAGGAAATTCCCAAGTTAAGACCAAAATTTTCATAATTACCCAGTCCTTTTTATGGGGGTTACTCTAATTTTACAGAACTTGTTCACCTTTTGAAAATGCTGAATATACTAATAGCTCAGAAAAATTAGCAAAATTTAACAAGAACACTGGGTTCCTTTTGAATCGGCAGTACCCCTAGAAGATCAGGTTGAGCACAATATTTTAAATCTTCATCGCAGTTTAACCGCAACAGTCGCTGACCATGACTCGATTGGTGGAATAGTTGCAATAGATTATTTTGAAACTGGGAATAAAGGGCGATCGCGGCAGTCACTTCATCATTGCCCATCCCTATCCCTTGAACAAGAGCAGTAACGAGGGATTGGGCGATCGCACCAGCACAAACCGTATCTTCAAGGGAATAGCCCCCTTCCCATCCTGATCCCACTAACCAAACCGTTTCCGGTTGGCGATCAAGGAGATAATTAACAGTAGCTTGGCGGTTAATGATGGCGGCGGTAATCACAGTGGGGGACTTTTCCACTCGTTGTAAAGCGCGAGTTCCGTTGGTTGTGGTCAAAAACAGTCGTTTACCCCCCATTTGTTCGGGGGTACAATCGAGGGGAGAATTGCCCAAATCAAAGCCCTCTACTTTGGCTCCTCCCCGTTCTCCGGCTCGGATGCGTTTTTCTGGTAACCAGCGATCGCTTGTTTCCATTAGCTGATCGATGTCCCTAAAGGTTTGTACCGCTTCTGCACCAGCTTCTAGGGCAGTGGCAATGGTGGTGGTGGCTCGCAACACATCAATAACAACCGCACAATCAGGTAAATGGTCAGTTGGGGTTAATTCAGGGGTATGGTAAACAAACAGTTTCACGACTTTACAGAGTCCAACTTAAATAGGGTTGACTTCTATCTTGCCATACTCCTTACTTGGGGGAAAGGGGGAAATCAGGGAGGTGAGGCAGATATTTTGATTGACTTAATTTTTAATGAAAGATAAAAGAAGATTATTTATCATAATGAAGGCAGAATACCCCCTGCGTCTATACGATTGAGTGATGATGATCAATTGGGGACTTTACTAATTATCTCAAATCGGTGAAAATAGGTAGAATAAATAGGGTAAATCAACTTTATACTGACTAGCTTCAATGACTATAGCTGATCTCCTAACAAACGATACTCTTTTGGTCGCTGGCCTCTATTTGGGTTTGAGTGTTCTTTATTTGCTCATCATCCCTGGATTAGTCTACTTTTATCTGAGTAGTCGCTGGTATGTTGCCAGTTCCTTTGAGCGCGGGTTTATGTACTTTCTGATGTTCTTCTTCTTCCCTGGAATTTTGTTACTGAGTCCTTTTCTGAATTTCCGTCCCAAACGTCGGGAATTAAAGGCTTAATCAAAAAAACAGGAATTAATAGCGATTATGCGACGAATTGATGTCATAGCTATTGGTGTTGGTGTTTTTGCAGCAGGTGGAGTGATCTACCTGTTTTTTCAGGCGGTTGGGTTTGATAGTCTTTCAGCAGGAATTTGGAGTCAAGGGTTATTCATCGCGGTTCTAGTGGGGTGGATACTCTCCTATCTGTTGCGGGTGGTTAGCCAAAATATGACCTATAATCAACAGGTCAAAGACTATAAAGAAGCGGTCTTGCAAAAACGACTCGAAGAAATGACCCCAGAAGAATTGGAAAAATTACAGCAAGAAATTGAAGACGCTGAACAACAATAATCTTTTTGTCGGGAATGCTCACCCTACCATCAAGTTTACTCAAAATCCTAATCTTTAATGTTGCACAAACTCAGGTTAAATTGAAAAATAGTAATCTAGCTTTCATCAACCATAATGACCTCAGTTTCGGATTGTTTCCAATCTCTGCGCGATCGCAGACAATGCGCCTTGATTCCCTTTATTACGGCGGGTGATCCTGATTTAGAGACAACCGCCAAAGCCCTGCGGTTACTGGATGCGTCAGGGGCAGATCTGATTGAATTAGGTGTTCCCTATTCTGATCCCTTAGCTGATGGTCCGGTGATCCAAGCGGCGGCTACTCGCGCCTTAGGTAGGGGGGTAAAATTGGAAGATGTCTTAGGGGTGGTTAAGGAGGTTTCTCCTGAGATTAAGGCTCCAATTATTCTATTTACTTACTACAATCCGATTTTTTATCGCGGTGTGGAAGCCTTTTTGCAACAGGTGAAAGCAGCAGGAGTCCAAGGCTTAGTTGTCCCTGATTTGCCCCTAGAAGAAGCCGAGAGCCTCTTAAAACCCGCCCATGAGGTGGGGATAGCAGTGACCCTCTTGGTAGCCCCGACGAGTCCAATAGAACGCATCGAAGCGATCGCTCGTCAATCCCAAGGATTTATCTACTTAGTGAGTGTTACGGGGGTCACGGGGATGCGATCGCAGGTAACTAGTCGCGTCAAAGAATTGCTGACGAGTCTGCGGAGTGCCACGGATAAACCCATTGGGGTAGGTTTTGGTATTTCCAAACCGGAACACGCCCTACAGGTCAAAAATTGGGGTGCAGACGCGGTGATTGTGGGTAGTGCGATGGTTAAACGCTTAGCGGAAGGAACCCCCGAAGAAGGATTGAAGGCTATTGGTGCATTTTGTCAGGATTTGAAACAAGCACTCAAAGAGGATCAATAAAATCAACAATTAGCCCCAATCGATTTAACGATTGAGGCTAGGGGATTTCAGCAACTTTTCAGGTAAGATACTAAATCGCGGAGAAGTAAACTTTGGCTTTAACGGGATCGGGGATCATGGTTCTATCGCCTTCTTCCCAACCCGCAGGACAAACTTCATCGGGGTGGCTTTGGACGTATTGAATAGCTTTGAGTGTCCGTAGGGTTTCATCAACGCTACGACCAAAGGAAAGGTTATTGATGGTAGAATGTTGGATATATCCTTCTTTATCGATAATAAAGAGTCCTCGTAGGGCAACACCCGCATCGGGATCTAAGACATTGTAAGCTATGCTGATTTCTCTTTTAATATCAGATACCAGTGGGTACGCAACATCACCGACTCCCCCTTCTTTGCGATCGGTTTGAATCCAAGCTAGGTGAGAAAATTCACTATCGACCGATACACCGAGGACTTCTGTGTTGATTTTGGTGAATTCTTCGTAGCGATCGCTAAAAGCGGTAATTTCTGTGGGGCAAACAAAGGTAAAGTCTAAGGGATAGAAGAATAAGACAACATATTTGCCACGATAGCCAGAGAGTTTCTTGGTCTGAAATTCCTGATCAATGACTGCTGTCGCGGTGAAATCTGGTGCGAGTTGACCCACTCGCAAGCATCCTTGTGTTGTCATAGGTAGAAGTCTCCTGAAAATTGCTAATCTTGGAAAAACTTGAATATTTAGGTTTCGCTATGAATATATCATAATTGTTGATACTTTTTCTCTAAACTTAACCTCTGTTTTATTAATTTCCCGTCAATTATAATTTTTTAATAACTATTATGGAACAAACTTGGCTCGGCATTGACCCTGGATTGGCTATCATAGGATGGGCAGTTTTACAAGGAAAAGAAACGGAAATTCCTCAGCTAATTGATTATGGGATCATTGAAACAAACAAATCCCTCCCTACTGCTGCTAGATTACTAGAAATTGAAGGGGATATGGTGGAAATTATCCAAGAATTTCAGCCCGCAGCAATAGCGATGGAAATGCCTTTTTTTAACCGACAAATCAAAGCAGCCGGAGGCGTTATTCAAGCCGTTGGGGTAATTAATCTGGTTATTTATCGAGAAACAAAACAGATTCCGATCTTACTACATCAAGCAAGTTGGAAGTGTCATTTAGGAGACGGAAAAGCTGATAAAAAGGAAGTAGCAGCTAGGGTTAAATGTTTATTTGATTTGCCATCTTTACCCATTGATGACTCCGTTGATGCCATTGCCATTGCCTATGCTGCTTTGTGTGGACTACGCAATACAATTAGTTAACTGAGTTCAGAGTTCAGAGTTCAGAGTTCCTAAGGGAGAATTGGCTGATGATTAATGAGATCACAAAGATACTCAACTCAAGTGAGGTTAGTTGTTAAAATTTCCTTTTAAGGCGCATTTTCTGCTTTTTTAAGGATCAAACTTCCTTGTTTTTCAAGATAAATTTGAGTTTGTTTTTTGTGAGTTTGATTGAGTAAATAGGATAAACTTAAACTGAGTAAACCAACTACAAATAGACAGAATAAATAGTGACTCAATAAGGTTAAAGAATTGGTGGATTTTTTGAACATGGCTCCCCACCTCCTGTTAAGAATGATAACTTTGTTGTTAAAACTACCTTTAATTCTAGGATAATCGATTAGCTGAAGATTTGGTTAAACTCTCATTATCAAAAATGTCTAAATAATTGTTTTTTTGTCTAGTTTTGTGAGATAATTGCTGAAGAATTAGACATTTTAAAAAAATATTAAGAAAAAAAAACATCATAAAGAGACGCGATCGCGTTACGGTAGAAGAAGAGAGGGAAATAGCAGCAAAACTATGGTTCTAGCCAGCCTCATACCAGTCTTGTTAATAGAAGACAATCTAGCGGAAGCTAGATTGTTAACAGAAGTTCTCAAAGGAGCGACACAGCACCGATTTGAACTGATTCATGTCAACCGATTAGAAGAAGCTCTAAAACAACTCGAAAACAAGCATTTTGACATTATTCTGCTAGATCTTACCTTACCTGATAGTCAAGGATTGGAATCTTTAGCCCCTCTAACGGAAAAAGCCCCCTCTAAACCCATTGTTGTGCTCACCAATACCAATGATGAAAAATTAGCCCTAGAAGCGGTTAGACAAGGGGCACAAGACTATTTAGTGAAGCGACAGATTACCTTAGAATTATTGGTAAGATCAATCTGTTATGCCATTGAACGTAAACAAATGGCTGAGAAATTGCGTCAAGCGAACCAAACCTTAGAGAAACGGGTAGAAGAACGCACCAAACAGTTAATTAAAGCTCAGGAATTGAATCAATTAAAATCGGAATTTGTTTCGATGCTGTCCCATGATTTTCGTAATCCCATGAATACTATTTTACTATCAGCCGGATTACTCGAAGATAGTGGGGATCAATTAACGAGAGAACAGCAAATTTCTTATTTTCAGATGATCCGTACTGCTATTAAAGATATGGATCAATTATTAAGTGAAATTTTATTATTAGGAAAAGCCGATGCAGGAAAACTTCAGGGACATTTTGAAGAGTTAGATCTAGAAGAATTATGTCATCGCTTATTGCACTCTCTACAGTTATCGGCTCATCATAATCACGAAATTATTTTTCAGTCTAAAGGGGAATTTAGTCGGGGTTTATGGGATGAAAAACTCTTGAGACATATTATCAATAATTTGCTCAATAATGCCCTTAAATATTCTCCAGAAGGAGGCAAAGTTAATTTTGATTTAATTGAGAAAGAAAACGAGGTAATTTTCCGGGTTCAAGATCAAGGAATTGGGATTTCTCCAGAAGCTCAAAAACAACTTTTTCAACCGTTTTATCGCGCAGATAATGTTAACAATATTCCCGGTACAGGGTTAGGATTAGCTATTGTTCAAAAATGTGTAGAAGCACATTATGGTACTATTTTAGTAGACAGTCAAGAGGGGATAGGTACGACTTTTACGGTTATTTTACCGATTCTTGACGAAACCGATGACTGATGACTGATGACTGTTTAATGTTTACTGATTACTGTTTACTGTTGGAGATGAAATGATGGAGAATGAATCAGACTCTCAAGTCACTAAAACCTCTGTGGTGAGAACTCCCCCGTGGGGAACGGTGACGGTATTAGAAGAAGGATCTCGCTATCGAATTAATCGCATTGTGGTTAAACCGGGGCAACATATTAGTACTCAAATGCACTATCATCGTAGTGAACACTGGATTGTTGTTTCAGGAACGGCTAAAGTTGTTTGTGATGGTCAAGAAAAATTACTAAAACAAAAAGAATCTACCTATGTTCCTATGAATACCCGTCATCGCGTGGAAAATCCTGGGGTGATTCCTTTGGTGATGATTGAAGTCCAAAATGGGGAATATTTGGGAGATGATGATATTATCCGTTTTCCCGAAGAAGAGTACAAGGTTTGATGAGATTAGTTACCAAATTGTGCTTAAATCTAAAACAAATCCTGGTAATAAAGGTTCACCTTTAATGGTAACAGAATTGCTTACACAGAATACTTGATTATCTTTTTGATAGATATAGATTTGCTTTTCTTGAGCATTAATTAACCATCCTAAACTAACCCCATTTTCAAGGTACTCTTGCATTTTATCTTGAAGGGTTTTTAGGCTATCTGTTGCTGATTTTAATTTTAATTCAATGACAAAATCAGGACAAACAGGAGCAAATTTCTCTCGCTGTTCAAGGGGAATTGCTTGCCATTTTTCTTGTTTTATCCAAGAAACATCAGGAGAACAAACGGCTCTATTAGCAAGGGTAAATCCTGTGCTAGAATCAAATCCAACTCCGGTTCCGTCTTGTTCAACCCAGACAGCAAATTGTCCGATTAAACTAAAGTTTTTTCTGCCTGTTTCTGAACCAGTGGGTGGCATAATAATCAGTGATCCTTGTGCATTTCGTTCAATTTGTAAGGGTTTATTAAGCTGACAAAATTCAAAAAATTGATCATTAGGTTAACTCAATAACTCCAGTTAAATGAATTACTAAAGGTTCTATTTCTGGTTGAATAAGTAAAGTCGTCGTCATGATATTTTTTTCAGCGTTTGGTAATAGTACTGTTTGAGACTGTTGGAATTTCTTAAAATACGCTAAGATATTTGAACCTTGTTAATGTTTTTTGGTAAAATAATGTATTGTTTCAACAATTTTCGATATTAACTAGAATAATTTGACAGATTTGACTTTTTAAATTAATTATTATTTTGTTTTATCCTTTAGTATAACGCAATGACAGCCGACATACCAGATTGGATACGTTTAGATAAAGCTCTGTCGATAGAAGCAGAAAAAGGCTATACTGACCTTCAGGGAAATCAATACCGCTTCAGTGAATTTTTTTGCTTAAATTTTGGTCAAAGTCCCCCCCCAGGAACTCCAATTAGCGATCGCAGTCGGTGGCAAGATTTTGCCATTAAATACGCACAATATCCCCAATTAACCACCACTCAACGACAAAGTTTAGTGACGCAAACCCGACAATTTTTGCATCAACTCAAACGCACCTTAGAAACTCCCAATGAACCCCCACCCCCTAAATTACCGCGAACGGTTTCTGTTGCTGAAAAACAAGCTTCTTTGAGAGAAATTACTCTCGATCAACCCTTGAGTGCCATTGCAGAAGTGGGCTATAGTAAAGCAGAATTATTGAAACGATTGGGACTATTTACGGTTAAAGATCTATTATTTTATTATCCCCGCGATCATATTGATTATGCACGTCAAGTGAGTATTTCCCGTCTTAATCCTGGGGAAACCGTTACGATTGTGGGAAGTGTTAAACGCTGTAATTGTTTTACCAGTCCCAAGAATAAAAACTTGAGTATTTTTGAGTTAATTTTACAAGATAATACGGGGAAAATTAAACTCAATCGCTTTTTTGCTGGAACCCGTTTTACTAATCGTGGTTGGCAAGAAAAACAAAAAAAATTGTATCCTTTGGGAGCCATTGTTGCTGCTTCAGGATTAGTCAAACAAAATCGGTTTGGTCTGACTTTAGATAACCCAGAAATCGAAGTATTAGATAGTTTAGGCTCAAACATTGAATCGTTAAAGATTGGGCGAGTTTTACCCGTTTATCCCCTAACAGAAGGGGTTCCAGCCGATTTAATTCGACGAGCCATTGTTGCTTGTTTAGGAGCGATTAAACAGATTAGAGATCCCCTTCCTGTCGGGTTAAGAAATCAATACGGATTAATTCCATTAAAAGACGCGATCGCTAATATTCATTTTCCTGAAACTCCCGCTCTTTTAACCCATGCAAGACGCAGATTAGTCTTTGATGAATTTTTCTATTTACAATTAGGATTCCTCCAACGTCGTCAAGAACAAAAACACCTAGAAAAAAGTGCTATTTTCCTTCCCCAAGGCAAACTTATCGAAAATTTTAATCAATTATTACCCTTTAAATTAACCAATGCTCAACAGCGAGTTATCAACGAAATTTTAGAAGATTTAAACTCATCAACTCCCATGAATCGTCTTGTACAAGGGGATGTAGGAGCGGGTAAAACAATTGTTGCTGTTTTTTCGATTTTAGCAGCAATTCAATCGGGTTATCAAGCTGCTTTAATGGCTCCAACGGAAGTCTTAGCCGAACAACATTATCGAAAGTTAGTCACTTGGTTTAATTTACTTCATTTACCCGTTGAATTGCTCACAGGATCAACAAAAATTGCTAAAAGAAGAGAAATCCACAGTCAATTAGAAACAGGAGAATTACCCTTATTAGTAGGGACTCATGCGCTTATTCAAGACAAAGTAAACTTCCAAAGATTAGGGTTAGTTGTCATTGATGAACAACATCGTTTTGGTGTACAACAACGAGCTAAATTATTAGCAAAAGGACAATCTCCCCACGTTTTAACCATGACAGCAACTCCCATTCCTCGGACATTAGCGTTAACCTTACACGGGGATTTAGATGTGAGTCAAATTGATGAATTACCCCCTGGAAGACAACCCATTCAAACCACTGCATTAATCGGAAAAGAACGTACTCAAGCTTATGATTTAATTCGTCGAGAAGTGGCTCAAGGACGACAAGCTTATATTATTTTTCCAATGATTGAAGAATCAGAAAAATTAGACGTTCGTGCCGCAGTAGAGGAACATAAAAAACTGTCAGAAACAGTTTTTCCTCAGTTTAATATTGGCTTATTACATGGTCGCATGAGTTCCTCGGAAAAAGATGAAATTTTAACCAATTTTCGAGACAATAAAAGTCAAATTATTGTCTCTACAACTGTTATTGAAGTTGGTGTGGATGTTCCTAATGCAACAGTAATGTTGATCGAAAATGCCGAACGGTTTGGACTCTCGCAATTACATCAATTAAGGG is part of the Rippkaea orientalis PCC 8801 genome and harbors:
- a CDS encoding PAP/fibrillin family protein, coding for MTNNLAVKDELLSIIEELKTPSDLKRGSPITDVQLDQKIAQKIESLIEQVEAKNPKLYPLLYGINLLDGVWQLQYSTAREIRSLTSLKYGLTLGSVYQVIDLATKSFFNQAFVKHRLGLISGYVLVTATFEIAKDNYSPLPDKRLNIDFKKRYLAIETIGNLSTPQLNPFKIVPARNPKGRFPSFDITYLDDNLRIGRGGDGGLYVLSKINNQELIKAYSQFIEVID
- a CDS encoding 2-phosphosulfolactate phosphatase family protein, with the protein product MKLFVYHTPELTPTDHLPDCAVVIDVLRATTTIATALEAGAEAVQTFRDIDQLMETSDRWLPEKRIRAGERGGAKVEGFDLGNSPLDCTPEQMGGKRLFLTTTNGTRALQRVEKSPTVITAAIINRQATVNYLLDRQPETVWLVGSGWEGGYSLEDTVCAGAIAQSLVTALVQGIGMGNDEVTAAIALYSQFQNNLLQLFHQSSHGQRLLRLNCDEDLKYCAQPDLLGVLPIQKEPSVLVKFC
- a CDS encoding DUF3007 family protein, whose translation is MRRIDVIAIGVGVFAAGGVIYLFFQAVGFDSLSAGIWSQGLFIAVLVGWILSYLLRVVSQNMTYNQQVKDYKEAVLQKRLEEMTPEELEKLQQEIEDAEQQ
- the trpA gene encoding tryptophan synthase subunit alpha; this translates as MTSVSDCFQSLRDRRQCALIPFITAGDPDLETTAKALRLLDASGADLIELGVPYSDPLADGPVIQAAATRALGRGVKLEDVLGVVKEVSPEIKAPIILFTYYNPIFYRGVEAFLQQVKAAGVQGLVVPDLPLEEAESLLKPAHEVGIAVTLLVAPTSPIERIEAIARQSQGFIYLVSVTGVTGMRSQVTSRVKELLTSLRSATDKPIGVGFGISKPEHALQVKNWGADAVIVGSAMVKRLAEGTPEEGLKAIGAFCQDLKQALKEDQ
- a CDS encoding ATP-binding protein, which produces MINLSLIDLQNYEQFEVKYPGSIQPHGMLLVIDLATLNIIQVSNNTRSFLGIKPKTLLGKSIRYLLSSDKIKDLLDFFNENDHEFVEIIKLKKSKIISKFQAVAHKIQDSIILELEPFLIEDNNPSIKLYNLLKNAITNIGLTNYLDETLQTIAKEIRKITQFDRVLVYRFDFDSSGVVLAEDKREDLDSYLGLHYPAYDIPTQARQFYSSNWLRIIPNVFEEAVPIIPRKHPVKNEELDLTRAVLRSVFPCHIQYLKNMGVSASMSISLMNEKSLWGLIACHHYSTRYINYETRKVCEFLGQFLSIELLYKQEQEFRNYRTQIKGIQTRIREGLIDHTQSIDNVIVKNQSSLLNLTRSQGVSICLDKQITLIGKTPNQKQVQDLINHFLDPRKTEIFYTDSLEKDYPKAEEFKETACGMLAISIFLSNSTYHIIWFRPEQCQEIQWAGNPSDVTIITDDQEIPQLCPRHSFALWKEVVNGKSLAWESLEIEAAQELKNTLLLAALEFSKQSQVILEEKTRQANAANLAKSQFLAKMSHELRTPLNAILGFTQMMNRDSSLSSQQQEYLGIINRSGEHLLSLINDVLEMSRIEAGQLTLNQTCFNLHELIKSVKELLTLKALSKGLELTVHQDEELPKYIEGDESKLRQIIVNLVGNAIKFTHVGHIDLYLSVLSHQPYTKEMMLQLEVKDTGIGINQDELETIFEAFKQTENNFQSKEGTGLGLSISRQFARLMGGDITVQSQLGQGSTFTCTIKMIMPTKIEGVLKKQSKRVIELASSQPEYRILVVEDVRDNQLLMVKMLESVGFQVRSANNGQEALEIWQTWQPQLIWMDMRMPVMDGYEASRQIRHQETTTPNLSTPVTIIALTATAFDEERKAILAVGCNDFVSKPFQEEVIFEMMQKYLGVRYIYEDSTPTLAFHSTLTHLDSQQLKADMTKMSKTWVNELYQAALSAREKRVKALIQQIPLEQSSLAKFLNQLLNNLAFEQIINLTEGIADEST
- the ndhL gene encoding NAD(P)H-quinone oxidoreductase subunit L; the encoded protein is MTIADLLTNDTLLVAGLYLGLSVLYLLIIPGLVYFYLSSRWYVASSFERGFMYFLMFFFFPGILLLSPFLNFRPKRRELKA
- a CDS encoding glycosyltransferase family 4 protein, coding for MKILVLTWEFPPRIVGGIARHVAELYPELVKLGHEIHLITVEFEDAPKYEVVEGIHIYRVAVEEGSSFFHWVTNMNDSMGAQGGKLLKEQGSFDLIHAHDWLVGDAAIALKHYFKIPVIGTIHATEYGRHNGLHTDTQRYIASKEGSLIYNAWRVIVCSNYMHDELRRVFNTPADKIDVIYNGIRPEKKEKDPKFDYWSFRRRFAEDNEKIIYYVGRMSYEKGVSVLLKAATKVFWELQGYAKLVIIGGGNTHHLQNQAFQLGIRDKCNFTGFMSDEDLDKFQTVADCAVFPSLYEPFGIVALESFAAKVPVVVSDAGGLPEVVRHSQTGIVTYANNADSLAWGILEVLKNSEYAKWLVENAYEELQTRFSWPKLAQQTEEVYNVVAEQCLQTIWV